In Zingiber officinale cultivar Zhangliang chromosome 9B, Zo_v1.1, whole genome shotgun sequence, the genomic window tggattgctagagcactagatgactaataattaggctttaaccaagtctaatttcgtcaccttggtcggccatcccaagctccttcttatagagcttagaagaaatcagcaagctgatttgcccgttaccagtcgactggtccttgcaccagttgactggtgccagcccaacgacatGACAAAgactatctaccagtcgactggtcccaggaccagtcgactgatcccagccatttcgggcaaaGAGAGATTCTATGCTCACCACCAatcgactgatcccagtaccagtcgactggtacaaccctataccTAGGGTTTCCATCCCGAATACATTTCTCTCAGCAtttggaccctcacgactcacttgactcttctttgtagctttgacctcttgtcttcaagcctacttcctttggctctcatccctcggatgcatccaagcccgcaacTACTCCACAAtgacatccttcgcgtatgcctcgaagtcgcttccctcggtccttgtccttgctgccttgtccacggtccctcagatgctccatccttcaccagacccgaagccatcaagctaaatcacatgtgtatcctgcaaacttgcatactcacatacatatatcaaataacgagggtaatcctaacttaaaccctttgcccaaataccaaaacacatggtcgcacggaccattgggattgctctaacaTCAAGTagagcagatgaaaatctacaaccccaAAAATGCTCTAGAGTGAGATAACTTCACAAGGATGATTTTACatttgaagaaaaagaggagtatcacaatgatgatattgagtttgtgttcAATGAAGAAtaaattattgaaaattatggagaagaagaatcacaataaatatgtgatattttattggttgtgtaattttgaactcattttaaattcgatattattgtgttggagttatagcatgtgatttattatgtaatttatgtgATACCGTGAAATCTGCCTAGCGGTGCCTAGTCCCCATCTAGGTGCTGGTCTGAcacctagcgaattttagaaccttggtaCTGATTTCTATAAACCAGCACAAGGCTATAAACTAGCACCATCTTGTATGTAGGAGAGAGAAGAGAGTTGTTGTGCATACAGATGAGAGAacgattaaaaaatttagattttggctAGCTGCGTCAGATCACTCACATTGGATGTCGCCCATCGCTGCTCATATAAAGGTGTGCATGGTATCATTCTTATACACACACACTGCACATCGATTTTACGCGTTTATTGGTGATTGAGTGTGATTCCGAGCGCCTAAATCATTTCCGGACATCCCAAATCAATTTTGAATATTCGAGGTGCTCGAAAGTGATCTAGACACTCGAAATCCCATTCAATCACCCACAATATATATCTATAAGGAAATAATATCCTACATACCTTACGTGGCACACCCCATGCAAACCCTGTACACACCTAAAAAAATtcagtttaaaattttttataattaatattataactCGACGTCTAAATTCTAAAGGCAAAACTCTAAATGACATACTCGCaaactagaaaaaaaatctaCTCTGTTGCGAACATAAGTCCGCAAcagatataatttttttattattgtttttaattTACAGATGTTATTTAAGATTTTACCTTTAAGTGCTGGATTATACTATTAAGTACAAAAACAAAtttaaatcaaaaaatatttgCAGCTTCAGATATGGAGGATATCATTCCTCTctctctatataattttttttctaatttatttatatatgtttttaaaacttataactGTGGTGGTAAGTTGTTTTAtctatttagtattttttttaaatttaattatctagtttttcaaattgattAAATTTAGAAGTGATTGATCCAACCCATGTTAATTTCTCactaattatcaaaataaatccaaaaaaaaaGCACAAATAGATTATAATAGTCCAACATCACGAATAATTCAAACACAAACGATAAATGATATACCCCATCTGAATAATGAAgggctaaaatttaaattttagagtaGGCCCACGGGCAGACAGGTCCAGGAGTTGCCACCGGCCAGCGCTTTTGCTCTTTTTTTCATTTCCAGCTCAATCAGCGTCAGCTATGCGCACTAAAAGCTAGATCAAGCAAATCTCACTCTACTTACTTTTCATTTTTACCAAATTTAAATTCTCACCCTTGCTGATTGGCACATGTACCCGCAGATAATAATAAATTGAATAACAGAAATAACATaactttatatttttattttcaaggtCATCACTGAAAATAAATTAAGTTCTCTGTACAAGTGAGAAGCTAAAAAAACCATTGAGGGGGACAGTTTTTATAATGTCCTGAAGTCTGTAGGATCATTAACTGAACTTCAATTCCATACAACTCCAGAGAGATATATAGAAGATAGAAGACAATGGAAAAATCAACGAGCAATATTTGACATGATCGTATCATGCAGGCAGTGGCTCCTCTGCAATTGTACAATGAAACAAAGCTAATGTGCATTCAACTGGTTCATGGTTGTAactgtaaaataaaaatagaaagatGGAAACCTTTTGTTTTTCTTGCTGCTTGATTTGAGATGTCACCAGAGGGTACATCAGGAAGATCGATAAGCTCATCTTCTTTGATCTCGACCTGGGAATCAGCTATAGGCTCTAATGCCTGAGAAGGAACTGTAGGCAAGGATTGGAGGGTAATCTGCAAGTATACAAAAGGATTCCAAGGTTAAATGCACGATCACTCAGATGTTGGATGCACAAATACAACGGAATTTGATTGTATTTCGAAAATTCAATGTCGCATCTTCAGGTCGGTGAACCAGGTAGTTACTATAAACTGCACCTTTGGTTGCCTACTGAAACCACTAGACATTGTGTGCTCCAAGCAAAAGTTGGAAATAAATGGGTTGATGCAGTTTTTATAAGGTGCAGGTTCAACTGTTTACTGAAACTGCTACTCATCATATACAAGttgaatattaaaaataaataaattaagcatgcGACAATTCCATTGCAAAACCAGAAAGCCCAAAGGAAGGTATTGAGAGATTTCTGGAAGAAAAACTTGCCTCAGTTTCCAAATTCTCAAACTCTGCTAGAACCTCTTCCTCATCTTCGGGAGATAGACTCTCTCCCAGGATTGCATTTATTTCCttcaaaatggaaaaaaaaaaaaaaagagaagaaaaacagCTCCACAACTTTAGGAAGTACATTCACATTTATGTGAGAGAGAAACTGGTGAAAATAAGAAAACTATAGATCAAAAAGAACTACGATTAACATTTCAAAAAAAACTAATCAAAACTACACGAATTTAGATTTATCAAACTTTTCCAAGCTAACACTTTTATTTAAATCCTCCCtctaagaaagaaataagaaaacaaaGGAAACATAGAGGTTACAACATTACCTTGTAAACACGATACTGACAATGCCCAAAGATATAGAATTTTATACAACATAGTGTATTTGTTTTAACAAATGTCCTAATGGCTATTTCAGAAACAACCTAACAGCAACCTAAGACTTCAAACAAGCATCCTTCACAAATTATGATCAACCAACTAGAAAAATTAACTTAGCTCTAAAAGGCAAAAAGAGAAACTAATGACCTGtttcttaataaaaaaaaaaaaaccacaaaTACCAGGATTTTAACCATACAGTTCTACCTCTAACTTGAAGCCAGGAACCCTAGGTCCTGGAGAGGACCACTTCTCTCTCACCTAgattttgcaattttttttttccttttcacaaCACCAAACAAGTCATCCTTGAAGACCTATAGCAGTTTTATCCTCTGTAGAAACCACATCCCCATCAATTATATTGTAAATATTGCAGTTTCTTCTCCTAAGTGGCTTGCTTGCATAATCAACATAACTTACCCATCATTTATATGGTAAATATTGCAGTTTCTTCTTTTAAGTGGCTTACTTGCATAGTTAAACATAACTTCTGTAGTCTTAGTCATTGACCAAGTCATCAATTTGATGTTCTAAGTTAAATATGAGATTTGTTTTACTGGTTAACCATCTATCCAAATGAAGTGATTGGTCAATATGAGTCATGGATCAAATACAAAAGCTTGGGTAGAAAATCGATAAAGACCAGCACAGATCTTACCTCTTGATAAGCCTTTGCCTCAGCGGAATCATCCATAAGCTTCTGAACATCCTCCAAACTGATCTCACTTTGTATAGACTTAATGGCATTACTTCCTGCCTTCAGGCTTTCAAATATAGCTTTCTGTCTGCTTGCTAATTCAACATCTGCCAACTGAAGCAGGCACAGAACTATCATAAACCCCTTAAGTGGTAACTATACTTGCATCTCTAGAAAAATGATAAAGATACAATTATGCACCATACTTGCTGCTCAACGTTTATAAGCCAACCATCAACTTGTTTGAGTAGCTcttcttgagttttcttcttcttaagtgcaaGCAATGCCCGATCTTTCCTCTTCTCCCGAATCAAGTCCCTAGCAGCTTGTTTCTCAGCTTCAATCACAACTTCAAGCTAATCAAGCAAAGGAAATGGGAACATATAATTCAGACATGGCTTTATAAGCAAACTACAAAGTTGTAATTGAAAACTGAAGCGGATTTTCATACAGGATAAATATCTCACATTGAAATAAGTAGATTGAAGAGGGAACAATAGCTTTTCAAACATCTTAACATCCCTAATGACATTTTTAGGGTCAAAAACAGTAAATCTGCTTACCACTAGTAGATGTCATGGTCAGGAAACTGTCAAGCTGGAAGGTAAGGAATTGAATTATGCTGGTAGAGTGGAGCTCTTAATATCAGTCATATTGGGCATATGCTAGTAGACTTCCAAATGCATAAAAAAAGGTTAAAGCAGCTCATGGCAAAAATTTTGTTATATGGTGAGGTCAAATAGGTAATGCACAAGGAGATGGGTGGGTTAAAACGGAAGAGCAGAATAGGCTTGGTTTATTTATATCCAGGATATAGCATGGTGGCATCTAAATAGGAATTtttgttattaagatgttatttaGTATATTCTTGGAAAGAATTCCATATTGATTATAAAGACATCTCTCAAGGACTTGAATTCATGCTGTCATGGTGTATGTATGCATAAACTTCTTGTTTGGAGACAGAAAGAATACAAGATTTGAATGGATTACTGTCACCAGAGAGATTATTCTTGCTAATGAGGGAGATTACAAGTTACAAGTTTCCTGACAAACAAATGAAGGCAGTCACATCAATCAAACAAGGGAAGTGGAATCTTGAATATGTACAGCCATTCCAATTCTCATGCCTGCAGAAACTTTTTCTTTCTATTCCCATATTGAGCATAAGCAAGAAGGATGAGGTGGTTTGGACTTTAATCAACTCAATGCAGTACACACTTAAACCAGATAAGCTAATGACAGGTAGCACTACCCCTGTTAGCTGGAACTGACTAGTTTAGTTTAAGGGAGTAAAAACAACAAATGGATAAGAAAATATGATTGCATTATAAGGTTGCAATTGAACAGATCAAGTAAATCCAGACAGATATGATGAAACCTATTAGTTCGAAAGCACCATGAAGAGCAACAAAAAGCTGCATCACTTAATTCATCAAGTAAAATCTCCTTGTGCTTCAGGACCCCATAGTAGCAAGAATGTGCTAAACTATTCACAGGAGTGGAAACTGCAGCGGTTAAGAAATTGCAACCTTCCAAATAGGAACTTGTCAACCCATGAGCATACCATGAAGAAACCATGTTGATCTAGATTCTATAGGTTGAGAACTACTCTTATACATAAGcatgtaagaaaaaaaaattttaaatgagagacaaaagaaaagaaagaattggTGTTAAATTGAAAGTTCTCACTGCCTAGAAAAGATAGTCCCTGTAAGAGGAGCTAGCATTGGGAAGAGTTGCAACCGTGCTCGAAAGGAAAAATTTAGTGCAGCTGTAATGAAGCTCAatctattttgaatttttaacttaaatgcACTGCATCTATATCAGAAAAATTGTATACATACTTAAGGTGGGAATTGTGTGTGTTCTGAAGAGAATTTTTAAGGTGGGAAATGAAATGGATCTCTGTTACATACTAAAATGATGATATACATTGTAACAGAAACATGGATAATAAAAAGCAAAATTGTATTAATTCAAAATACTTCCTGTACATAGGATCTTGACCTCTTTTTTATAAATTGACAATAAAACTTATTTTCCATAAAATAAAAACTTCGTTTATCTCAATAACAGCTCTATAAAAACTCTAACTAACTTTTCTAAAAACTAAATcagatttttctaaaaacatTCCACTATTTTCTAAGAGATATTACAAACTATCAAAATTTGATGACTTGGACAATTATAAACTTTTCAACAATATTTTAAATAGAATCTAAAATACTAACTGAGGTACTAAGTCATCAACTGATTAAGAATAATGTCCAACAGAAAATTAGACTTTGACCAATTAACGAAATGAGAGTTTGAAATAAACCAAGATAATTATGATATGATCATCCAATTCCATCATCTTTTAGCAGAGAACTGATTCACTATAGCCTGATGGAGAAGGTCACTGAAAAAGGGAATTTTGGTCTCTCTCAGTGAGAATATACAACTGCCCTCTTACTTAAAATGCAGGCAACGGGGAAGGATACACTTGGAAATAATTGAAGATCGACGATGCCCTAGGCAATCAGCAATAACTCCTAAAAGACGGATTTTTCTAGATATTATGCTCATTTTGAGCTTGAAAATTccctaaaacaaaaaaaaacgttAACAAAAGTCAGACAATGACCTAATTAGCTGGGGGAACGGTCAACAAGTTCAAAGCACGATAGAACGAGATGATACGATGTGAAGGAACTACCTGCTGCTGGTACTGAGCGAGCTTACGGCGTTGTGTCTTGAGAGACAGGATGGCTCGATCCACCTCCGTGATCTTGGGCTTCTTCACGAATATGTTGCCCATCAATCAAGTCCGTCTCGCCCTGAAGAATTCAGATCAACCGAAGAGGGGTGTAGACAATCAGAAGAGTAGGAAGAAAGGGAAAGATCGTCACCTAGAAAGAAGAGGAAAGGCAAGACGGAAGGGGAGGAAGTTAAGCAAAAGGATCAATATTAGGTTTTTTAGTGGACCGGCGAGTTTGCGTGACATGCCATGCAAATAATCGCTGTAAAAGTCTTAATTGAATCAGCCCACCTCAAttagataaataaaagaaaattcaatAAGTTGTATTTATTTATAAATGACCTATTttggttaaaaataaaaataaaaataaaccaatTTGACCTACGTAGTTGCTCATGGTGCCTTGCTCGTCGAGCTCTTTTCAACCGAACGCTTGAatcatatttgttatttttttaaaaaaatatgctaGTTAAAAATTTGAGAAAAGTTAAAATAACATGCTTTTTTTTAAGAATTGTCTAACATCTCATCCATGAAATGATACTACTATCCTCTTTACGATGATGCTTATATCTTTTCAACTCAGCTCGATGCTATCTAGTATGGATAATCATTTTCTCAAAGGTGAGTACCCGGAGCTATAGTATAATAGTAGGACATTCAGATTATCATCTAAGTATTCATAGTTTGAGTCTCAgttatgataaatttataaaaaaatttcctccAAATGGGCACGCAattaaaggatgttgggctcTTGGGCTGCTCACTGTAagtacttcccgatttatcctggtgacCGGTGGAAAACTTTCGTGGAGCTGGGCCGGTCACCCAGACTCGACGTTACCCAGCctggttaattattttttttatttttttatatctcTCTCGTTCGAATCATGTGCgttgtaataattataaaattatagttattacatatttataacaattataatttaTAGCTAtcacaatatatatttttttaaactaaaattattagGAGCgactaaaaaaattttaaatgatattttttgagtttaaaaCTTGATCATTATGAGTTTTACCCTATacttagttgtagatttttaaataaattttgatttgatatattatgtgtcgCATGATTTAATCCAAATCaaaagttattgttggtgcaatttgcgctaataatcaaactcagattttgatatatgacaaaagaTTAAAATTAGATGTTATATTTATCTAAcctttttaccaagtgtgtaggattgAAAGACTTAGGACCTAACACCAGACTGAAGCCCAAGTAAGTTGATACCTAGtaggaagtccaattgggtccGTGGGGCTTGACAATTAGCTGAAGCCTAGGTAGATTGATACGTGACAGGAAGTCCAACCGGGTCTATGAGACCTGGCAATTGGCTGAAGTCTAGATAAGACAATCTGATAGAAAGACTTGGTGGGTTAAAGAAGTCAAGTAAATACTGcaattggtaagtgaaggtaagtcactggagaagagaGATCTGGTGAGGACGAGTCCTGGTGGAACTATAGGTGCGGTCCAGCTTATAgtcatttcagatatctaaaatGAGATaatgactagatcctgatcttggGAAGATAGAATTTAATTAATAACCATTTTATTTTAACTATGCTAACTCTATTGTGCAGACTATATATTGTTATGTGGATTAACACCTTTTTACAAGGTTAAAATGCAAAATTGAAACTTGGATGAATAGTATTTGAGGTGGCTCAGGTGGAAACCAAGATGTCTCGATTCACACTGGAGGCGCCCTAGATGACTACGGGTGCCTCCACACGAACAAGCGGTGAATATCATATTTTAGCATTGGAGGTGTCTCAGTTGGGAACTAAGACACCTCAGTTCAGACTCGAGGCACCTCAGATGGGAGTGAGGGCGCCTTCGAGAGGATAACCTCTATAGTTTGTGCATTAGATTAGAGCTACGAAGTGAGGTGCCTTAGCTGGGAATTAAGGCGCCCTCAATGTCCTTTATAAGGGTTGTTTGTCTATGCTATCCAATATAACTACTAGAAGAACTATTCCGATCATTTTACTGCTTCGTTCTCTAACTGTTGCGACTCTACTATGCCCGACCATTGCCGGCAGACCGACACCAACACACGAGCTCGATCAAATTCCATTCTTTTAAGTGTTGataatgattttatttattgtgtaTCTTTTATACttgcaaaaggaaagtgtagggtgTTACACTTTCCTCATTTCTATACTCGACTACTCTACTAGGATTTTACTTATAgagagtgttggatcgagatacgcgtgagagagagagtgaatcacatggttttttaaaaatcattcttttttttgttttgaaaagtgAGTACGCAATGGAattaaaatacagaaacaaaaagCTAAAATACAAGTATgcaagtgatttacttggttcagatccTTCATCGACTtatactccaagactcaggtctcgCGAACCTATCGATGAGTAATTCACTAATAACCTTTTTTTGGAACCACCAGAAGATGGGATCAAATATAAAACTATACGAacaagtgtaacacgctacacttttcCTTTTGCTATAATTAAGTACAGAACTGAatttcgttacccaacactttcaAAGATGATTTGCTTAGGTTCAGTGTTAGATGGCTCCTCGGTAATAGTCAGATGTAGCAACATCGTAGCAGAGCAATAGCAGGAAGCCGGAGCAGTCAGAACGTTAAATGGGCGCATAGAAGCTTATAGAAGAGTTGATGAAGAAACCTTGGTCAAATGCCTCTTTTATAAGGaatggaagacaccttctataGCATTGAAGGAGCCTTCAATGCCAAGTTCAATTCCTTAAAAAGTGGCTCCTTATCGTTGACGATGTTTCTACCTTATCTGaccaaaggcgccttccaagcactcgaaggcgccttccatgaatagtacttAAGACGCCTTCTATCGCTTGGAAGACGTCTTAGGTTCTGTTCACCGAGGCCTTTTATGCTCCCTTTTGTTGGGACACTCTGGAGctaagggggagggggtgaatagctagcTTCATGTTGATGCTGATCTTTTACATTGGAATACTCGAAGCAATctctccaatgctaacaatatgaatttatttggtatccacctcaaatgaggtgactaatccaagaatcaagccctctctcacacatccactatgaaTACACTCATTTTCGGAAATAATCCAAAGatggagaagtctcgtacaaactcacacacaaagaAGATACAAGAAGAGGAAAATACAAGGTAATATAAATGAATTTTACAAGATTTATAATGATGAAACCCTAGCTTATTCTCTCCTTGCTTGTAGACACCTCTTGATcagcttggaagtgcagcaatacTTCTCTCTAAGTCTCCAAGAATCTGGTGTGAAGATCGTGTAAGCTCGGTGAAGAGAGTGGAAGAAGGGATTTGCTGAACAGTGCACGCATCCTCCCTTTACTACAGCTCTGCGGgcgccttaatcgattaagaatctcCTTAATCGACTACCATGTCAACAACCTACATAACGACTACTTTTCTGAATCTTAATCGACTAACCCAGTCATTTACGCATGCCTAGCCTGATCGATTAGACATACTTCTGTTTGTGCGAGAATGGCCTATAAGCAATTAAGGCTCTCTGATTAATCACTTACTAAACTCTATGTGCCTTCACAAATTCCTAGCTTAAGTGATTACTCTAATTGCTTAAGCCAAGCTGAAACTCACTATGCTTCGTGAAGTTCTGGCTTAAGCAATCAAGCATATCACTTACCGAGCTTAAGCGATTTGCCTAATCGCTTAAGATATGGaaatcgattagcctaattgaTTATCAACCCCTAACTTACaaacctaagtctagggttcctttatccaacatccggtcaattgtGACCAATTGGGACTTCACATTGCCtggcatccgatcaaccttgacctgctgggacttctccaCCAAATGTTCGattaatcctttgacccacttgagctATGCATctcatgtcaagtgtccggtcatccttgactcacttagacttctaatcaccaggtgtctggtcaactcTTGACCCACCTTAGCTttcaactgcttggcttcactcaccagggccttCCCCAtatgcctagctttactcactagggctttcacctggcttcactcaccatgattttcaaactgcatggcttcactcatcaggattttctatctgcatagcttcactcactagggcttccacTTGACTTCACTGATTAAGactttctgttagagtgtatactaaaagtctagcttttgtaaacatttatttatgaaataaaagaatcacattagtcaaatgtctgcattttatttgttaagtgtagttgttcaattaatttataatgtagataatatggtgaATAATGTCACAtataaaagatcatgttatcagttctttataaattataaattataaacaattgctcacgactgagatagaaaggaacaaaccattggaatagtcgtagtgtaattaggtattagtttatcttgactaataaattatactagtacactctaagtgtattgagtaggatcattttaggtaagttctttttatactgacttaataaaagaactagaccttagttattatggaagtgtgtgctcttaatcctaatataataacaagtatatatatatagtatttatttctttaacttatcaaagggtgagatttagcttgataaatcaatatacctgataagttgggaaatgatattacttatagtgtgtgttgttgattatagaaggaaactgtgtcctagtaatctaggttaagaatgtccccaagaatagctcataaggattgtcatgttaaaccctgcaggtggacttagtccgacatgacaatgaggttgagtggtactactcttgaagctagatattaattaagtgagttgtcagtaacttacttaattagtggacatttgttatcttaaacacagggagactaacgcactcatgataaaaaggagtccataatgtaagttgggattggtgtggtagtgcaataataactctctagtggaatgagctattattgatgaacttgagttgtgtgttcggggcgaacacgggatactcaagctcatcggaaggccaaaactaatttctcctttaggtccctgtcgtagcctcattaaagactcaagtctatccaaataaaagcccttcttggtgtccaagagagggccgacccaaggcttggtgaccaagccaagggtcggccaccatcttttcttaaggggtcggccccttgcttggtgcccaagcaagaaggggccggccatattaattcaaaagtgaaggggtgttttaaaattttaaaatattctctttgtagaaaactataagttttaaaagagaaattttaaaatgaaatttttttcttatttgaattaggccacatggtttaatagagagtttaaaagttttaaaactttccttttttaaccatcctcatggttttagaaaaaggaagagaagttttaaaattaaaattttctatttttgtaaccatgttaaaaaaggaaatttttagaagacaagttttaaattttaaaacatggttttaatttttaaaactttacttttttaacatccactttaagaaagagagcttgtaaaattttattagaggatttcttcttttataaaattttataaaaattatttttccttcttgatgatgtagccggccacccttgcttggtgcccaagcaagggtcggctaATCAAGCCAATCAttccatgattgatgattgattcaatcaagaggaaagaaaaggaaaaataaaaaggaaaaaggaaaaaggaaaaaggaaaaacaagaggaagattttaatttttgtaaaaagtctttccttatttgccttgggcaagtaatataaaagaaggggaggggaggcctcatgagataacaattcttattctcttgttggtgatcctcttgtggctgaccctctctccctctcttttccctttgctctcttttgctccttggtggtggtggtggccgaaacatagagaagaaggagaagctctttgggcggtgttcatcttggaggttcgtcacccacacgacatccaaggcgagacgaggaatacggcagaagatctcgaggtcattagcatacaaagagaaggtataactagtaatcttcttccgcatcatgctagttatttttctttgtatgaatttcaaacacaagaggcattagattctagttttttgaatttgttattcgagtttgtgttttttgtttttcgaatttgtgattcaattattttttttggttaaacctagagttatatagggaaattaaatattagctttccttaaaagggtttgtctaggaagtggtggttgctcccacatccaagaaggtctagtgcctcgccatgtttaacttggaagccaattttggaaattaatatttaattgaatttataacataggtggatttggatcaa contains:
- the LOC122024001 gene encoding vacuolar protein sorting-associated protein 20 homolog 2-like, with product MGNIFVKKPKITEVDRAILSLKTQRRKLAQYQQQLEVVIEAEKQAARDLIREKRKDRALLALKKKKTQEELLKQVDGWLINVEQQLADVELASRQKAIFESLKAGSNAIKSIQSEISLEDVQKLMDDSAEAKAYQEEINAILGESLSPEDEEEVLAEFENLETEITLQSLPTVPSQALEPIADSQVEIKEDELIDLPDVPSGDISNQAARKTKEEPLPA